One stretch of Pomacea canaliculata isolate SZHN2017 linkage group LG1, ASM307304v1, whole genome shotgun sequence DNA includes these proteins:
- the LOC112565835 gene encoding 39S ribosomal protein L10, mitochondrial-like, producing the protein MQALQQVDPYENFLLKQCKKMLFSHRMLAVCQALPMTGPTERAVKNKLLNNGMKLQFFNNRLIRQAVEGTPLTNLKSFLVGKNYLVVSTEPCVSALIKTLRSVPELILLGGLVDNYLLSREGFNKYFKLPDLDTMRGELVTILGSSASLTHTLLGNQQLLLSVNLQQYVKQSQDNGDVC; encoded by the exons ATGCAAGCATTGCAACAG GTTGATCCCTATGAAAACTTTCTActtaaacaatgtaaaaaaatgttattcagtCATCGCATGCTGGCAGTTTGTCAAGCACTTCCTATGACTGGACCAACTGAAAGAGCAGTGAAgaacaaacttttaaataatgGGATGAAATTACAATTTTTCAACAACAGACTTATCAG ACAAGCAGTTGAAGGCACGCCCCTTACAAATCTGAAGTCATTCTTGGTTGGTAAGAACTATCTCGTGGTGAGCACAGAGCCATGTGTTTCTGCTTTGATAAAAACACTTCGCTCAGTTCCAGAATTAATTCTTTTAG GTGGGCTGGTTGATAACTACCTTTTATCAAGAGAAGGTTTTAACAAGTACTTTAAGCTTCCAGATCTTGATACAATGAGAGGAGAACTGGTAACCATACTTGGTTCTTCAGcatcacttacacacacattattagGAAACCAGCAACTGCTGTTGTCTGTAAATTTACAACAGTATGTAAAACAGAGCCAAGATAATGGTGATGTGTGCTGA